One window of the Cryptomeria japonica chromosome 7, Sugi_1.0, whole genome shotgun sequence genome contains the following:
- the LOC131073443 gene encoding uncharacterized protein At4g15970: MKGVNQRVVRMVSAFLACIIVVGVVYFAIDEQLQASFTPILISSLSRMQTIFPSQMDDYATDPDIPPYNSSDVTDELKASLSKAANQEKTVIITTLNAAWAQNNSMVDLFLKSFHIGNGTEALLKNLLIVAVDEKALNRCREIHPHCYLMKTEGVDFSGENLYMTRGYLKMMWRRLRFFGQVLERGYNFVFSDADIMWFRDPFTKFSSKTDFQVASNRYRRKATNLYNKPNAGFMYVRSNEKTVDFFNFWYRSKKDYPRKNEQQVLNLLKWEEFRRRRLKFEFLDTKYFGGYCERTKDVNSVCTMHANCCELGLKAKVIDLRNTLSDWEKYKQQEKLGKGKDVLWTSPDACQNSWRR; encoded by the exons ATGAAAGGGGTTAATCAGAGGGTCGTGAGGATGGTGAGTGCATTTCTGGCTTGCATAATAGTGGTGGGAGTTGTGTACTTTGCTATTGATGAACAACTCCAGGCTTCCTTCACTCCGATTCTCATCAGCTCTTTATCCAGAATGCAAACGATCTTCCCTTCACAGATGGACGATTATGCAACAGATCCAGATATT CCTCCTTATAATTCATCAGATGTTACCGACGAGCTAAAAGCAAGCCTTTCAAAAGCGGCGAACCAGGAGAAAACCGTTATAATCACGACTCTGAATGCGGCGTGGGCGCAGAACAATAGCATGGTGGATTTATTCCTGAAAAGTTTCCACATCGGTAACGGAACCGAGGCGttgttgaaaaatttgttgattgtTGCCGTAGATGAGAAGGCGCTCAATCGCTGCCGGGAAATTCATCCGCATTGTTATCTGATGAAAACAGAGGGAGTCGATTTCTCGGGAGAAAATCTTTACATGACTCGAGGTTATTTGAAAATGATGTGGAGAAGGCTTCGTTTCTTCGGACAAGTGTTGGAGCGAGGATATAATTTCGTTTTCTCG GATGCGGATATTATGTGGTTTCGAGATCCCTTTACTAAATTCTCATCCAAGACAGACTTCCAAGTAGCATCAAATCGTTATAGAAGGAAAGCAACTAATCTCTACAATAAGCCCAACGCAGGATTCATGTATGTTCGCTCCAATGAAAAGACAGTTGATTTTTTCAACTTTTGGTATCGATCCAAGAAAGATTATCCCCGTAAAAATGAGCAACAAGTGTTGAACCTACTGAAATGGGAAGAGTTCAGACGCAGGCGACTTAAATTCGAATTCCTTGACACTAAATATTTTGGCGGGTACTGTGAAAGAACGAAAGATGTGAACTCAGTTTGTACCATGCATGCCAACTGTTGTGAACTCGGATTGAAGGCCAAGGTTATTGATTTGAGAAATACTCTTTCCGACTGGGAGAAATATAAGCAACAAGAAAAGCTAGGTAAAGGCAAGGATGTGCTCTGGACATCTCCAGACGCATGTCAGAATTCCTGGCGCCGATGA